One part of the Ignavibacteria bacterium genome encodes these proteins:
- a CDS encoding DUF998 domain-containing protein — translation METATIIHGKKELPSLTVLKALLTCGILYPLLYIFADILGTLIYEGYDYTSQNISEILAIGSPARHVVLPLFNFSDLLLLAFAIGVFESAGQKRMLKIAAVLLAFCAITGALTSLFFPMNLRDAPKTYSDTMHIILTSILVLIILGSIGTGASALGKQFRWYSIITIAVLFTFGALTGMQGPRIGTGAPTPWMGITERVNIYGYVIWVLVFAVNLLRNENEKREEIKLNL, via the coding sequence ATGGAAACTGCAACAATAATCCATGGCAAAAAAGAACTTCCGTCTTTAACTGTATTGAAGGCTCTTCTCACCTGCGGGATACTCTATCCCTTGCTTTACATATTTGCCGATATTCTGGGAACACTGATCTATGAAGGCTACGATTATACTTCACAGAATATCAGCGAGATTCTTGCAATTGGTTCGCCGGCAAGGCATGTCGTCCTTCCTCTTTTTAATTTTTCGGACCTTCTGCTGCTTGCTTTTGCAATCGGCGTTTTTGAATCAGCCGGGCAGAAGCGTATGCTGAAAATAGCTGCAGTCCTTCTAGCCTTTTGCGCAATAACAGGCGCCCTAACATCTTTGTTTTTCCCTATGAACCTCCGTGATGCCCCGAAGACATATTCCGATACAATGCACATAATTTTAACCAGTATTCTGGTGCTTATCATACTTGGTTCAATAGGAACAGGGGCCTCTGCACTCGGAAAACAATTCAGATGGTACTCAATCATCACAATTGCAGTGCTGTTCACCTTTGGTGCACTTACAGGGATGCAGGGCCCCAGGATCGGGACCGGAGCGCCCACGCCATGGATGGGAATAACCGAGCGCGTTAATATTTACGGCTACGTAATATGGGTCCTGGTCTTTGCGGTTAATCTCCTGCGGAATGAGAATGAGAAAAGAGAAGAGATAAAACTGAATCTTTGA
- a CDS encoding 2-oxo acid dehydrogenase subunit E2, protein MTEYSIREFPATRIATIDVGAIGKEKHHMYALIECDVTESRLKIKSLKLQGSRISFTGWLLKAVSLALKEHSEASAFLYGKKKKIIFEDINVSLLVEKTLQGTKVPIPLVIEQADRKSIQDITKEIESAKEEVLSGSSIVINRKTSLSERLYYHLPGYLRRAVWRLMLRHPRSVYKKMGNVSFTSIGMFGQIKGWFIHTSIHPVSFGISSVIKKPVVINDEIRIREILNMTVLLDHDVIDGGPMVRFISDLVKAIECGRGL, encoded by the coding sequence ATGACAGAATACAGCATACGCGAATTTCCGGCCACAAGAATTGCAACCATCGACGTTGGCGCAATCGGAAAAGAAAAGCATCACATGTACGCTTTAATTGAATGTGATGTTACTGAGAGCCGGCTTAAAATTAAATCATTAAAACTTCAGGGCTCCAGGATTTCTTTTACCGGCTGGCTCCTTAAGGCCGTAAGCCTGGCACTGAAAGAGCACAGTGAGGCATCGGCATTTTTATACGGAAAGAAAAAGAAAATCATTTTTGAGGATATAAACGTTTCGCTCCTTGTTGAAAAGACCCTGCAGGGCACAAAAGTTCCGATACCCCTTGTAATCGAACAGGCAGACAGAAAGAGTATTCAAGATATAACAAAAGAGATTGAATCTGCAAAAGAAGAAGTATTATCAGGCAGTTCCATTGTAATAAACAGAAAAACAAGCCTGAGTGAAAGGCTTTATTACCATCTGCCGGGATACCTCAGGAGAGCCGTATGGAGATTAATGCTCAGGCATCCCAGGTCTGTCTATAAAAAAATGGGGAATGTATCTTTTACTTCCATAGGAATGTTTGGCCAGATAAAAGGCTGGTTTATTCATACATCCATTCATCCTGTTTCCTTCGGGATCAGCTCGGTAATTAAAAAGCCTGTAGTGATTAATGATGAAATAAGGATCCGTGAAATTCTAAACATGACCGTGCTGCTCGATCATGACGTAATTGACGGAGGTCCAATGGTCAGGTTCATCAGCGATTTGGTAAAAGCAATTGAATGCGGCCGGGGCTTATAA
- a CDS encoding NUDIX domain-containing protein encodes MERSLYPAAIHLFFRKGDDILLLRRFNTGYEDGNYSVVAGHVEFGETATQAGIREAKEEVGVTIDPGDLKIHGIMHRKSGDERIDFFAFVDRWKGEIKNMEVNKCDGLLWASIASLPENTIPYIKRALELSEKPLWYEEFGW; translated from the coding sequence TTGGAAAGATCTTTATATCCGGCGGCAATTCATCTGTTCTTCAGAAAGGGTGACGATATACTTTTACTCAGGCGCTTTAATACGGGCTACGAGGACGGCAATTACAGCGTAGTTGCCGGTCACGTTGAATTTGGCGAGACCGCAACACAGGCCGGCATACGGGAAGCAAAGGAGGAAGTAGGAGTTACAATAGATCCCGGGGATCTTAAAATTCACGGCATTATGCACAGGAAGTCGGGCGATGAGAGAATAGACTTCTTTGCATTTGTCGACAGGTGGAAGGGTGAGATAAAAAACATGGAAGTGAACAAATGCGACGGGCTTTTGTGGGCATCCATTGCTTCACTGCCGGAGAATACAATTCCCTACATTAAGCGGGCACTGGAGCTTTCAGAAAAGCCTTTATGGTATGAAGAGTTCGGGTGGTAA